tatttttttaattttatttattaattttttattaaatgtcggaattttaattttttttatccaaaaaattatttttttctaattttttttttgaattaaaaaaatcccttGAGTTTAATTTTCAGTCTCCCGCCCTTTTTCACTTACAAACGAGAAAAAGagatagaacaaaaaaaaaacacaaaatgaatattcaagatattttctggattttttttcttccttgttttgttgttgctctCTTGCATTCGTTAAAAGTGTCCCCCGAAAGGACATTCTCCAAGCCAATGAATATAAATAAGCGGGATAAGAGTTGTTTTAGGATTAGCGTGCCTCTGAattcaaacaaagaaaaagtcTAAAGTCAGAATGTAAATCATCAACATGAACGCACCATCAATAAAGTCTAACGAACCAAAAAACGGAACGATTGAACGATTCCTTTTCTCATTTTGGTGTCCCATTCACcctaaaactattttatttttcatttttttttctgtgtcttcGTCGTCTCACAACATGAGAACAGAGAATTTAAACCACCCGAACGACGTTGTGAACTGGAACctattaaaaattccattgtaaaataataaaattcaacacacaaaaagttaTATAATCAAAACTCtggtcttaaaaaaaaatgtttcgtacTTTAAGCAAAACAGGAAACGagagatgtaaaaaaaaaactataaatactATAGTGTTTTAGTGATATCTGGTATGAATGGGAGAGGAGACCTTATAAGCAAAAGCAACAGAAATGGAATATTCGACATCTTccgcttttttttctgtgtttgtttgttctgtttcatttgtttttctcATTTGTAATGTACTTCGGTTAGGCTGTAGGTCGTGTACGTGCATGTgccgtaaaataaattagtttttccaGTTGTTCcacaactattattattaacagaTAAGCACCACTCCAATCTCAGTCGCAGCAGTAGTTGCGTTGCATCGCATTGCACTGCGAGGAAACTTTAAACGATAAGACTGCAATAAATAGATAAAgtcattttcttcttgttttctttcttttttttctcttcttcacaACCAGAAACGAGGGCGaacattatttgtttattttatttgaaaaaatattttttgttttgttttgcaaggaacatgaaaaagttttgaaagtgCATTAATTACCGTTTTCattgaagaagaaatttttttttacaattaccGAAACTaatatcttcattttttatgcagaacgaaaaaaaaattgtgcaaatataatttttacttcatttttaatttcctcCAGGTAAATATTTGTGACAACAATTTAGTTCGTTAAGTCGCGATGCGAAGCACACAGCAAATACCAGAAACTGTAATTAACTGGAAAATTGCATGGTAATCATCTCTTTGCGACATTTTATCAaccaaagtgaaaaaaaaaaataaaccgacTTCTTCTGTGTTTATCTTTGGGCTTCGCAGTGCAGCTTTGAGATAATAGTAAATAACTCgagagagtaaaaaaaaataaatagatttcTGTTAAGTAAACTAATTAAATGAGTTTTAATTGCAAGATGTCGTGTCATCttgatttttcttcgtaaTGATTGTAGTTTCTGCGAAAACGTgataaaactgttttttttcattcaattttcttctgagtaaaaaaaaaaatattagatgtttaaaaaaaattatcaattaactTTTCGAAAGACTTCTCAATTAAAAGTGTTTGAAATGTGGAGATGACtggttttttgaaaagtaaaattcaataattttctgtccaattattccaaaatttttggtatGAATTTGTTGGTCAATCGTATTTTGATTGGTTTTTGACATGTTTGCACAGATTTAACAAAGTTTATGATTTTCATCCCAATACCACAGAAATGCAAATTTGTCTTGACAAAATATATTCGGTGAAACATTTGGGGTTTTAGATACAAAATTTAGAGCAAGTagtatcttaaattttattattttgtttttatttaattctttaatgcgaggaaaatatttaaattcaaaaaatgacataatttttaaaataaataaaattgaatagtaagtagaaaaagattaaaatttcaatttttttattcataaccgataaaaaaatatttttaaagtacaaTTTATAGcagttaaagtttttatattaaaaaaaaattaaaattaaattttaaaaaattaaaagaactttcaaaattaaaaaaaaaattaaaattacttggaaaattattaaaaaatatcttttttgagaatattaagcaaaattattaaaacattaacacttttttttcaattattttttttttcggaaaatcaaaaaaattaaaaacatcgttgaaataaatttcaaaaaatataaaagtcaaaattttaatttttaaaattttaatttttgtaattttatcttCGGAtatatgaattaaataattgtttttaaggCATCATCCATTAAAGGCGTCGGCAGTttaggggggggggggggtggggttcatcaaatttacgaCGGATTCCGACGAGGGGGGGAGGGGGGTAAACAGAAATGTACGACGTCGTAAAAATATGCCATATtcacgatttaaaaatttctcgttttgaattatttaaaataatttttgaagtatttcagaCTTAGTTcagactttttttcaaattttcatttaattgagtttttttttcaaattttcacgagcttttattgaaattttaactggtaccaaaaatttccttctcagtgaggggggggggggggggtcatgttaaaaaacacgtcgtaaattaggggggGTTGTTGGACTCCGACGGTTTACGATTGtagggggggtgggggtcaaaaaatgccctTTTTTTGCCGACGcctttaatggatgacgccttaaataaaaatttaaaaaaattaggaacgaaaatttacttcaatAAATTGTTCTTTGTGTCACAATTAtcgaattttaatgtaaaaataattttttttttccttttttactaaaacagcaaaaattccacaaaaaaaaaactcaaaatgctTCATTTATTCCGTTGCATGTATTTTATTGTGTCATTCTGTCTCCTTTGTCTCCGCTCTCCAATAAACTagacaaaacatttttgtttcttatttttccattattttatcataCACTTGATTGCTTGAATGTCCCATTTATTTTGCGATGCTTGCATTGTTTTGCatgtctttaaaaatatttttattgctgctcgaaaatttatgagaaaaattaatatagacTTCTTTTGTGTTGTTGTCTCCCATCCCACTTTGAGGAGCTTTGTGCTGCACAATGCACAACTATGGCACATAAAGGGAGTCGTTTTCGTCATTAACAAGTATGTTCGCTTCGGACTTGGAACAATAATTGTGATAACAACACATTTATAACTCTTTTCTCTTTTgccatttatttacttttggtCCATAAAGTTGAGCGTGTCTTTTGTTTGTCACACAAAATTATTGCCTGAAAAATTTCTCTGCTTGACAATTCGAGGAATAAATGGAAGTTGATTGCATTTATTGGACACGAGAGACATTTAGAATAGTAACTTACAGAATTTAGCACGAGACCTCGTTAAAGGCCAAACACggaaaataaactaaaattctctccaaaaaaaaaaagtttttattcattctATTCAGGCTTTTAACAATTGagcttttttatgtttgttgttttgttgttgtaataaattaatttgaatccacccattttattatttttttttgttctcaaattcgaaaaataacaacgaaactatttttttttgtgtgatttaaagataaatattgTCGATTTTTCGTAAAAGATTATTTCCTACAACCTAATATttacagttaaaatttttttaaatataaaaatatttttcaaattcttatcCCTTTTTGAACTTCAGTAACAGTATGCTAAGAATTAGGAAAATCGAAATCCAGATTGAGGTCGAAAGGAAGCCCCAATAGACTTTTGGTTGGTGAATTTGCCAACCGCGTTGCAATATCGACCGTAGCGATTCCGTCGACAGCGTTAATGGCAAGAATGTGGATCCGAAACGTGGCAACCAGTGCATTCCCTCGATGGGCCAAATGATGCCACACAACATAACAATAGGCAAGAAGCTTCCCATGGCGAGATATGTAGCATTACGTTCATTATCAACGAGGCATGAGATAAcaaaacctaaaatttttattttttaattggttttttttcatgaaaaattggaaaaaaatcaatttcttacCAAAACACATGCCACACAATCCCGTAAGTATCGTCAACAGCACAACATACGTCATTTCCCCGTGATTTGTCAATCCAAAAATGGCAAAACTGAAGACTAATACTGAGATAGATTGGAATACCATGACAATAAATTGCGTAAGCACGTGCGATAAAAGTATTTCGATGCCAGTTATGCCCGAGACGAGACAACGTTCCATTATTCCTTCGTTCTTTTCGATGATCATGGCACCCGAGGTCAATGCCACGGACAAGAAAAAGATAATTCTGCGAAAAAGTTTCatgaaattacattttttgacgTTAAGAACGACTTAAACTCACGTCAAAATAACACCCGGTGCTGCGAAATCGGTGAAATTAGGTTCCCGATCGCCATAAACGGGTTGATTCCATCTCAGAGGAATACGACCAAGCGTTGGACTTAACTCGCAATCCACTAACAAGTCCTCGATGAAGTTGAAAAAGCCGTATTGTAAGTCGCGCCATAGTAAAGTGCCGATTTGTTGATCTAAAACGaggatttttaatgttaaaatggattttttatgggaaaaatGGAATATTTACTTGACATATCGAGTCGAACTGTGACGTCAGATGCTTCGAGAGTCCATTCTTCTGCCGCTTGTCCTTGTTCCGTGCGTTCAACGAGCGATTCTGAgtaattttgcgaaaaaatcaGAGCTGCCCATGCCTTCCCTCGCGCGACTTGGTGCAAAGCGGCTTCTTCCGTGTCGAAATGTGTCTGAAAATAAGCAATTTGCATGCTtttgattactttttaaatggaaaacaaGCAATTTCTTACCAATATCATGCTTTTATTTCGCACGAGATAATCTAGATAACGACAACTTAAATAGGTTTGATTACAGCCTTTGGTTACAGGACACATTTGTGCAATTGCTTGTTGACTATCTAATTCATGATTGGCTACAGCTACTTTTAATCCAGTTGGATCGTGTCCAACTGCCACACAAAACAAGATAATTTGAATAACTGGTAGACCTATTATAAATGCCATAACCCTAAATGTCGGCGAAAGTAAATTAAAggcaataaaagtttattttccgTGTCGCTTTTCGTGTGCCAAGGAAAACTCACCCAAAGTTTCGTGTCAtccataagaaatttttccacaaCAACGCGTACAAGTGACTCGTTTTGACGATTTTGAAGTAATCGGAGAACTTCATGGGCGGCTCCTCCTCTGGCGGTAACGGGAGTGCACTGTGAGCACTTTCCATGTTAGGCAGCGGGTCCATGTGAGGTGTCGTAACTGTAACTTCTCCAAATTCGCCGGAAATTTCGCTGTGATCTTCCTCCGGGGATAAGTCAATTGCGGGAttctacaaagaaaaattgccaaaaattagaaaaaaaaattaaaatgaaataaatttttaatttaaaaaaatattaaaactaaacatttaaaaaaaataattttttaaaatttttaatttatactttagaatttaaattgaaaaataaaaaaaaaactaaatatatcaaatttttttaataaaaatttaataatatttttttttttttatattaattttaaaattttaactttaaatttttaattattatgttcaaaaaaattatcaaaaattcaaaatttgaagtgaagtaaaaatttttttgataatttttgcttaatttttttttctcttatattTCAATACTTACAGCAACAGCACCCGATGCTCTAAACTGTTCAATAACTTCCGTGGCAATGGATGATCGTCGTCGTTTTCCCATATTTTGCAATACTGACAACTTTAGGAAAACTTCTTCTAACGATTCGGCATGATATTGTCTCAGCAAGTCATTTGGCGACTCTTCAGCAAGAAATCTTCCGCCACGCATCAGTCCAATCAAGTGTGCTTGTCGTGTCTCGTCGATGTAATGTGTGGTAATAATCACAGTTGTGTGTCCATATCTCGTAATTTCCACTAAATGATCCCAAATGCTACAAAAACgacattttaacatttttcctttaaaaattttagagaaaaaaatcttacttttgtCTCAAAACGGGATCAACTCCCACTGTTGGCTCGTCCAAAATCAACAATTCCGGTTCGTGTAAAAGTGCTGCTGCCAAACTCATGCGTCGCTGTTGTCCTCCACTCAAATTCTTCACAAAACTCTCGGCATGGGGCATCTGTAACATCTTCAGCAAGCCATCAATTTTCTCCTCGACATCATCTGTGCTCATGTCGTTAATCCATCCGAAGTAGAATAACGTTTCTCTGATTGTAAATTCGCCGTAGAGAGCAACTTCTTGTGGCATGTAGCCAATTCGAGGGCCAGGAACGCCCGATCCGCGTGATCCAGGTTTGCCGCCCAAAACCCAAATTTCGCCGGAATTGAGTCGCCTTCTGCCGACGATGCAAGATAAGAGGGTGGTTTTGCCGCAACCTGAAGCGCCAAGGAGACCATATCTGAGGAAAAATGAGAAagagtgagtttttttttgtcttgttagctaattaaaaaatgtaaaattcacACAtcggaagaaaattttaatttttataattatttccgAGAAttgagttattattttttactggcaaaagttaattttatagaGCTTTGGTTCGTTTTATCGAGGatctaaattttacttttggttcaaaaaatatgcaagtctttcaaatttatgaatttacaaaaaaaaacaatttttatgagtttttctaaaaataaaaaataaaataaaaaaacaagctaaaaatttagtttatggaaaataaaaaaatctatttttaattgataaaaataaaaaataaaataaatgtttatatttaaaaaaaatattaattaaaaaataaataattaattaatttttaatttatttaattttatttttttaaataatttttgtttttattttaattaaataattctaaatattaaaattaattttttttttttaaattaattttaaaaaacttcaaaatttcccttttttctaattcaaataaaattttaaagcacttctgacaaaaacaaaaaaaaatcgtgactGTTCAAAAACATCTTCATCATTAAGACATATTCATGTTCCCCTGTAAAATTATGTGACAGCGcaccaaaaaatcataataataattaaatctgacatcaaaaacttcttgACGTTCCCTTTCCTTTTTCCTCTGCTGTTGTTGTCGGAAAAACATTATAGAATTTATATTTGTTCCAAATTACGCTTTTCTTCACACTTTTAGAATTCgcataattttcatctttattcatattttctctgAATACTCCCAAATAATGAGAAAcgtgaataataattacattaatgaaaaaaaaacagcaaaaattaCATCATAATTTCTGTTCATCACAAACTTTATGATGGAATAATATTCATGAAAtcctagaattttttttgtcacatgaaggaaatgtcgaaaaaacaaaaaaaaaatgaatgtgtTAATGAGGAAGTAACGCTCCCGAACAATAATTGAAGGAAATTTCTTGcaggcttttattttattaaaagaacgGAGATTACACGAGTATTAAAACACGCTTGGTTGCGTctcagttatttattttattattttttttttttgcagaaacatatgagcaataaaatatttttttttcggggagaTTCTTACGGGTGCACTGACATGACATGGAATTATTTCGTAATAATTGTCATGACAACTTCCGGAGTCGTCATTGTTCGCATAAGAGAAGAGAAGGAAGacaaagaacaacaacaataataattattatgatgatcaTTTTGTGAGGAAAGGTAAGGATTTTTGTGGGGCTTTCGTATTattgcttaaatttaattaaattttcctccgGTTATGGGATTCTTTTATGTGTCCGAGAAATGCTTGCGACTCGGAATCCGCATAAAACCgagaaaaacttaattaaaaagacaCTTACATGGTTCCCTTTGGCACTGTCATACTTAAGCCATCTAACACTACATTTGGATTCTTTTTTGTGCCATACGTTTTATGTGCGCGTCTCACGCAAACTGCCTGTTGTCTCCGCACCGCTACCGTGGACGGTTGTGTGATTAATTTCCGCTttttatttacgaaattttgtcCCACATGATCTGTGACGGTGACGTGCTGCAACGGGTGTGCTGGCGGCACACCTTCTGATTCTGCGTCCATTTTTGTGCTCGGTTATTTATGTGCGTAATTTATCTCCGTTGAAGGAATCTGCAATgagaaaagagagaaaaaaaacgttaatatTGACCTCAAACAATTAAcatatttacataatttgaCGGTAATTTATGCGactcgagaaaaaataataaattttatcaacgtAATTAGCTCCAGTTTTGCTCcgtttttgtcaatatttaataaatgtctagacttttttgactaatttcATGCAAATAAACAACTTTGTAGAACTTTTTGTCAAGGTCGGAAGGTCCCTCGGGCCTGTGTTGCGAACAAAACACTTGAACTTTGATGTCctcactttttgttgttttgttttattcaaaTGCTGATCAAATACAgaacgatatttttttgcaaattagcGCAAAAAAGGCACTTTGATAATTGCGACGAGAGTGTTTCATTGTAAGTAAAgtgaataaataatgatagAGTAACAGCAACGAGACACGAGATCAAGAACAATTTTCGCGAGgaaggagattttttttcgtgtcgtgTTAGATGTGAATAATTTAGCTGCGTCTCGGAATGAGAATAAATGGAATCTCGGTAACCGACTTGACATTAGACACAAAGATAATTACAAAGCAAATAAtgtgatattattattacttgtaTAATGGCGGAAACCTTGAACTTGACTGTTTTccccttgatttttttgtctcgttaAGTGATGTTTTGTGAggaaaaagaattatttttcacgtaaaaataaagttttttaaatattgcttaacaaaaaaatatttgtgattttttttcgtttttaataaaatttaaaaattttattataaaattataaaaaaattataaaattttattattatttttaattttattttttaattcattcttaattttatttttttaattaattcttaattttattatttttaaattttattaaatataaattaaatttaataaaaaaataaaggtaaaaaaatataaaaataaaacttattgattcgtttttgaaaaaaaaattaaaatattttaataatttttttaattaaaaaaaataatttatttagtatttttagtgtttattattaattaaaagaatattaaaattacatatttaattaaatttaataaacttatttttttcctctaaaaacaaacatgaaaaaaataaaaaaaaattaagttaaattaaaaaataaattacctaattaaatcTAGATAGctattaaagtaaataaaataaatttattttaattgaatttttttccttttttttataaaaattacgtacaacaaatgataatttattttttttaataatttaattattttcaaaagttaaatattttgtacattttttcacaaaataacattaaatcaaattttcatatatttttggaaaacgaAAGCGGCACGtcgtaataaatatttaacaaagagataaatttcgcgactcataaaatattcaagttaATCCCTTGTTTTGTcgcttttttaaacaaataaaattttattgttctttatttttgacaaaagttgcaaaatattaaacacGTGTctcaaaaaatacatattgcGTCGTTATTTTGTGCACAATTCAATATTTCGACCATCCCAACCacaaatcttaattaaaagttgattttatgacaatttgaggaaattccaaattttgtctcattttgctcaaaatctcatcacaaatatttaacatatCACATTTAAATTCTCGGTTTGGAGCAAAACAAAAAGGACTCATcggaaaacacaaaatatcggTATTGACAACGATGTGTCATATTCAAGTTGTTCCAGCAACACCTTTGAGAGTAAATTTTGCAGTGATATTGCAATCTCTTTATAAATAACTCGAAATTCATTGCAACAGAAAATCTCAATAAATTCATGattcattagaaaattaaatgcattCGTGCATGACAAAAGTAAACGACGCTCAAACGACAAACAAGTAAATATGTGCAATGTGATATTAAATGTTCAGTTGCAATGTCATCGTTGTCGCAGCGCGCAAAGGAGATCCAAGTCTTAATTTTCGCATTCAAGTGTTAGCTGAAACTCTCGACCAGATGAAATCATTCGAGCAAATAGTTTGATGATTAATCGTGTTTTTTGCTCAAGTAGAAGTGTGCTTGACCATTGCTCAGTAGTCGAGAATCATCGTCCAAGCTGTTTTTCATTATCTTTAGATCTTTTGATATTAAGggagaaaaaacttaaaccTTAAATGACGTGAATAATTACAAAATGATGATAGATTTGTGTGTCGTTGAGTTATTGTATGTCAATGGCGATGGAGCAATATTGAAATGAATTGAGAGTAGAATGGGTCAACATTTGATGAACTTGAAAATcaatagaataaatttaaaaaaaaaatcttaaagtcacgtgacttatttatggaaatttttattttttagcccattgcacattttaaaaatttccaatgcacattttcaattttcgagttaatacaaattttaaatacaaatttttagcctgtaatatttttgaaaattttaaaccacgtcactattttactttaatttattttttcaaaccatattttttttatttgacccagtacacattttaaaaatttccaatactCATTTTGACCcagtataaatttaaaaatttaagcctaatgcacattttaatttttttaaaaattttaaccacgtgacttttttgctttgaattattttttaaacaaattttaaattcttgacccaattcacatttaaaaatttttgaccaatgcacaattttaattatcagcCCACtgcatatttcaaaatttttagtttttttgcgattttatttatttttttttcttttaataaaaaaaaagaatctttttgaaaaaaatatgatcttttttctttcagaaagGAGAATATACAACGGATTTTCATCCCCATCTACTtggataaattttgtcatataTAGGAACCATTTCAGCGAAcaagacaaatatttactGCTGACTCATTTTCTCATGAAACCTCTCCATCGTAACTGAAAATAGCAACATCATGCTCTTATTTGCGCACTGATTCCTCACGACAATGAATGTCAAAACAGTTTCATCCTTGAATACAACATCAAGCTTCATACATTAGGGGATGCAGAGGGAAGAATTGACGGAATTACTTCTgcataatcaaataattaatattttattgttgggACGACCTGCTGGATGGCacaaaattgtaattattatcatgAATTTCGGCAAGTTAATAATATTCCGTTCTCTCCGAAGACATTTTGATTTAagctgattattattattaatgtttatttgaatggaaaatatGGAGATTTATGAAACTTTAAGAGAGCGAAACGTAGACGATGACGAATTATAATAagaattcattatttattaattattattgacatCTCAATAGGACGAAGACAATAAAGGGATAGAAGCGTATCAAAGGTTTTCCTTTTTCCTTATATAATAATAccttattattaatgaaattgactcaaatatttaatgaagcaAGAAATCCTTTATTAAAACCCATCATATTTTGACCTATTTCGACATAATACCCCAGACTGGATTATGCGATCAAAAAATCTAACTGGTTACACGCAGTTGTGGCTTCACGCGATGCGCTGCACGAAatcattaataattgaaaagttgtcaattaaaaaaaaaaaggtgatGAATTTGCGTTTTTTGACGTTGAGTGTTATAAAGGCGGAAAGGTACGAATTTTCGCACGAAACATCATTATCAGTTGCAACACCTTTGTCAATAATTAGAAGAGGGAATGATGCGAGAAATGCGATAACTTTGTGATTgatcggaaaatttttcttttgtgtctgGCAAAATCTTCCGTTAATGAATGTTTATGGATTTCAAAAAGAGTTTCAGTTGCTTTGACGTATTAATTTACACAGAAAATAGTggaaatattgaagaaatataaaattttttgaggaaaagaaatttaacggtaattttttgaattgacagatgtcaaaatttttcaaattttaacttaaaaaattaaaattgttgaaaaaagattaatttaaaaaaaaaaatttttttttgaaaaaaaaaaaattaacggttatttttcaaattgacatATATGCCaaaacttgtaaatttttattaaaaaaaactttttcacagCAATgtttaacctaaaaaaagtattgaaaaataattaaatttttgggaaaaaaataacggtaattttttgaaaaaaaaaataaagatctcaaaaattttatctaaaaaatggaaatattgaaaaaaagtgcaaattttgttaaaataaaatttaacggtcattttttgaattggc
The sequence above is drawn from the Culicoides brevitarsis isolate CSIRO-B50_1 chromosome 1, AGI_CSIRO_Cbre_v1, whole genome shotgun sequence genome and encodes:
- the LOC134829490 gene encoding ABC transporter G family member 23, whose protein sequence is MDAESEGVPPAHPLQHVTVTDHVGQNFVNKKRKLITQPSTVAVRRQQAVCVRRAHKTYGTKKNPNVVLDGLSMTVPKGTIYGLLGASGCGKTTLLSCIVGRRRLNSGEIWVLGGKPGSRGSGVPGPRIGYMPQEVALYGEFTIRETLFYFGWINDMSTDDVEEKIDGLLKMLQMPHAESFVKNLSGGQQRRMSLAAALLHEPELLILDEPTVGVDPVLRQNIWDHLVEITRYGHTTVIITTHYIDETRQAHLIGLMRGGRFLAEESPNDLLRQYHAESLEEVFLKLSVLQNMGKRRRSSIATEVIEQFRASGAVANPAIDLSPEEDHSEISGEFGEVTVTTPHMDPLPNMESAHSALPLPPEEEPPMKFSDYFKIVKTSHLYALLWKNFLWMTRNFGVMAFIIGLPVIQIILFCVAVGHDPTGLKVAVANHELDSQQAIAQMCPVTKGCNQTYLSCRYLDYLVRNKSMILTHFDTEEAALHQVARGKAWAALIFSQNYSESLVERTEQGQAAEEWTLEASDVTVRLDMSNQQIGTLLWRDLQYGFFNFIEDLLVDCELSPTLGRIPLRWNQPVYGDREPNFTDFAAPGVILTIIFFLSVALTSGAMIIEKNEGIMERCLVSGITGIEILLSHVLTQFIVMVFQSISVLVFSFAIFGLTNHGEMTYVVLLTILTGLCGMCFGFVISCLVDNERNATYLAMGSFLPIVMLCGIIWPIEGMHWLPRFGSTFLPLTLSTESLRSILQRGWQIHQPKVYWGFLSTSIWISIFLILSILLLKFKKG